A portion of the Bifidobacterium sp. ESL0800 genome contains these proteins:
- the nagA gene encoding N-acetylglucosamine-6-phosphate deacetylase: MSDENRQQTVEQVTKAVEGEAIDWLVVHHARKIDARGIEDGFWLIAHDGVIAATGNGEASLVSACRGFGITDGAAGSDSGTGQAEVLPLSLKPGVSEVDAQGRNFTPGYIDIHAHGSWNRSFDDGLEGIDIARTGHLVHGTTRQVLSLITNPMDVMCANLKNVKAAMGKRPDILGSHLEGPFLALSRKGAHDPNCLKDSTDDLVDRLLDAADGSIRQITIAPELPHGISAIKRFAAAGVVPAVGHCDADYETARRGFEAGAGIMTHMFNAMNGLKHREPGPIPAAVEDPRVTIELINDGFHVQNPALRMAVKFAPHRFAFVTDAMSATDCPDGAYKLGALDVTVKDGHARLVSNGSIAGSTLLLEHSVARAVNVLGMAPSDAVEAATLTPARAFGFDHANAVTGAPLGLLSPGYAADLLLSDPKTWQVEHVWCAGRRIR; this comes from the coding sequence ATGTCAGATGAAAACAGGCAGCAGACCGTTGAACAGGTCACGAAAGCCGTTGAAGGCGAGGCGATTGACTGGCTGGTGGTGCACCATGCGCGAAAAATCGACGCACGGGGCATCGAGGACGGTTTCTGGCTCATCGCGCACGATGGCGTGATAGCGGCGACCGGCAACGGGGAAGCGTCGCTGGTCTCGGCCTGTCGTGGGTTCGGCATTACCGATGGTGCTGCTGGAAGCGATAGTGGGACGGGACAGGCCGAGGTGCTGCCGTTATCCCTGAAACCGGGAGTGAGCGAGGTCGACGCCCAAGGCAGGAACTTTACCCCCGGTTACATCGACATCCATGCGCATGGTTCGTGGAATCGCTCGTTCGACGACGGCCTCGAAGGCATCGATATCGCCCGTACCGGCCACTTGGTGCACGGTACCACGCGTCAGGTGCTCTCGCTGATCACCAATCCGATGGACGTGATGTGTGCGAACCTGAAGAACGTCAAAGCCGCGATGGGCAAGCGGCCCGATATTCTCGGCTCCCACTTGGAGGGCCCGTTCCTGGCGCTTTCACGCAAGGGCGCACACGACCCGAACTGTCTGAAGGACTCGACCGACGATCTGGTGGACCGTCTTCTTGACGCCGCCGACGGTTCGATCCGTCAGATCACCATCGCCCCGGAGCTGCCTCACGGGATTTCGGCCATCAAACGGTTCGCGGCTGCCGGTGTGGTGCCGGCGGTGGGCCATTGCGATGCGGACTACGAGACGGCCAGACGCGGTTTCGAGGCGGGTGCCGGCATCATGACCCATATGTTCAACGCGATGAACGGGCTCAAGCACCGCGAGCCGGGCCCGATTCCGGCGGCGGTGGAGGATCCGCGCGTCACCATCGAGCTGATCAACGACGGCTTCCACGTCCAGAACCCGGCGCTGAGGATGGCGGTGAAATTCGCGCCGCATCGCTTTGCCTTCGTCACCGACGCGATGAGCGCCACGGACTGCCCGGACGGAGCGTACAAGCTGGGCGCGCTGGACGTCACGGTCAAGGATGGCCACGCCCGTCTGGTCTCCAACGGCTCCATCGCCGGTTCCACGCTGTTGCTCGAGCATTCGGTCGCGCGCGCGGTCAACGTGCTCGGCATGGCTCCCAGCGATGCCGTTGAAGCGGCGACGCTCACCCCTGCCCGCGCGTTCGGCTTCGACCACGCCAACGCCGTCACCGGTGCGCCGCTGGGTCTGCTTTCGCCGGGCTATGCGGCGGACCTTCTGCTGAGCGACCCGAAGACCTGGCAGGTCGAACACGTCTGGTGCGCCGGACGTCGGATCCGCTGA
- the nagB gene encoding glucosamine-6-phosphate deaminase has translation MAEIIITKNEDEAGEIYAKCVADLIERKPNAVLGLATGSSPLAAYRHLAAEVKARNLDVSQVRGFALDEYAGLDPAHPQSYRSTITRTVVEPLGLDPAKVRVPNGNLETIKDAGREYDAAIEAAGGVDVQILGIGTDGHIGFNEPGSSLASGTRIKTLAEQTRIDNARFFDGDINQVPTHCITQGIGTIMKARHLVLLAFGEGKAEAVKETCEGGISAFCPASALQLHPHATIIVDEAAASKLAHKDYYRYAYAHKPAWQQI, from the coding sequence ATGGCAGAAATCATCATTACGAAGAACGAGGATGAGGCCGGCGAAATCTATGCCAAGTGCGTGGCGGATTTGATCGAGCGCAAGCCTAACGCGGTGCTGGGGCTGGCCACGGGTTCCAGTCCGTTGGCGGCCTATCGTCATCTTGCGGCCGAAGTCAAGGCGCGCAATCTCGACGTCAGCCAGGTCCGTGGGTTCGCGCTCGACGAGTATGCGGGCCTTGACCCGGCCCACCCGCAGTCCTACCGCAGCACCATCACCCGCACGGTCGTCGAGCCTCTGGGCCTTGACCCGGCCAAGGTGCGCGTGCCCAACGGCAATCTGGAGACCATCAAGGACGCCGGGCGCGAGTACGATGCGGCCATCGAGGCCGCCGGCGGTGTGGACGTGCAGATCCTCGGCATCGGCACCGACGGCCATATCGGCTTCAACGAGCCGGGCTCCTCGCTCGCCAGCGGCACCCGTATCAAGACGCTCGCCGAGCAGACCCGCATCGACAACGCCCGCTTCTTCGACGGCGACATCAACCAGGTGCCCACCCACTGCATCACGCAGGGCATCGGCACGATCATGAAGGCGCGCCACCTGGTGCTGCTCGCGTTCGGCGAGGGCAAGGCCGAGGCCGTCAAAGAGACCTGCGAGGGCGGCATCAGCGCCTTCTGCCCGGCCTCCGCGCTGCAGCTGCACCCGCACGCCACCATCATCGTCGACGAGGCCGCCGCCTCGAAGCTGGCGCATAAGGATTACTACCGTTACGCCTACGCCCACAAGCCGGCGTGGCAACAGATCTGA
- a CDS encoding galactose-1-phosphate uridylyltransferase — protein sequence MTQPKTLDMKTAKSAGAGRAFGSEDGKDAGHDFNEVYDLIDALLGFARVNLGLAAEDVDWARNRVLELFGLASYVPGDVEAPAEGPAGFADPSRLLHRLCVSLDALGLADSYSEEDVDDMVMGALSARPSTLRKRFRKVEASQGAMNAMDWFYRYCVANTAVKKAQLDRNPRFESHGLIITINQAKPEFKNMKKARSGNSVSGGYPRCTICHENEGFAGRDKRTLRTIPVELGGAPFFWQFSPYGYFHQHGICVNMEHTPMHVDRTTFGNLMDFVDRFPGYFLGCNAALPRIGGSVLAHDHYQGGGELMPMHKAQAWKRMGVPGLDKVQVEILDWPGTAIRVVSRSREAIVEVADTIRRGWEGYDNAGLDILAKGKDGRQSAVSPSVCLTLRGYEMNLILRNNAVSSQYPEGIFHVHPQFWAIKQEPIGLIEAQGLFVLPGRLIGQLSALEQALVEGRPLPQEESEFAFEWNELQEGLRGPRTAGNVHAAVRDELGSVCRRILANTAVFKHKEDTMGFLEGLGLTVQ from the coding sequence ATGACACAACCAAAAACTCTGGATATGAAGACGGCGAAAAGCGCCGGTGCCGGTCGGGCTTTCGGATCCGAGGACGGAAAGGATGCCGGGCATGATTTCAACGAGGTGTATGACCTGATCGACGCATTGCTCGGATTTGCGCGTGTGAATCTGGGACTTGCCGCCGAGGATGTCGATTGGGCGAGGAATCGTGTGCTCGAGTTGTTCGGCCTTGCCTCTTATGTTCCCGGTGACGTTGAGGCACCGGCCGAGGGCCCGGCGGGTTTTGCCGACCCTTCCCGATTGCTGCATCGTCTCTGTGTGTCTTTGGACGCCCTTGGTCTTGCCGACTCATATAGCGAAGAAGACGTCGACGATATGGTCATGGGAGCGCTTTCCGCCCGTCCGTCGACGCTCCGGAAACGTTTTCGTAAGGTCGAGGCATCGCAAGGCGCCATGAACGCGATGGATTGGTTCTATCGGTACTGCGTTGCCAATACCGCTGTCAAGAAGGCGCAGCTTGACCGCAATCCCCGTTTCGAATCCCACGGACTGATCATCACCATCAACCAGGCCAAACCGGAATTCAAGAACATGAAAAAGGCCCGGTCCGGCAACAGCGTATCCGGCGGTTATCCTCGTTGCACCATCTGCCACGAGAACGAGGGATTCGCGGGTCGTGACAAGAGGACGCTGCGCACCATACCGGTTGAGTTGGGCGGGGCCCCCTTCTTCTGGCAGTTCTCGCCGTATGGGTATTTCCATCAGCATGGCATCTGCGTGAATATGGAGCACACGCCGATGCATGTCGATCGCACCACCTTCGGCAATCTTATGGATTTTGTCGATCGGTTCCCCGGCTACTTCCTTGGATGCAATGCGGCCTTGCCGCGAATCGGCGGATCGGTGCTCGCCCACGACCATTATCAAGGCGGCGGTGAGCTGATGCCGATGCATAAGGCTCAGGCGTGGAAACGGATGGGCGTGCCGGGGCTCGATAAGGTGCAGGTCGAGATCCTTGACTGGCCTGGCACGGCGATTCGTGTGGTGTCAAGATCTCGTGAGGCTATCGTCGAGGTCGCTGACACGATTCGTCGGGGATGGGAAGGCTACGACAATGCAGGACTCGATATCCTCGCCAAGGGTAAAGACGGCAGGCAGTCCGCGGTCTCTCCCAGCGTCTGCCTTACCTTGCGAGGCTATGAGATGAATCTGATTCTCCGTAACAACGCTGTCAGTTCGCAATATCCGGAAGGCATTTTCCATGTTCATCCACAATTCTGGGCCATCAAACAGGAACCGATCGGACTGATTGAGGCGCAGGGGCTGTTCGTGCTGCCCGGACGGTTGATCGGTCAGCTTTCCGCTCTTGAACAGGCGCTGGTGGAAGGTCGCCCCCTGCCGCAAGAAGAAAGCGAATTCGCGTTTGAATGGAACGAGTTGCAGGAGGGGCTGCGGGGGCCGCGTACCGCTGGCAACGTCCATGCTGCGGTTCGTGACGAGCTGGGAAGCGTGTGCCGGCGAATTCTGGCCAATACTGCGGTGTTCAAACACAAGGAGGACACCATGGGCTTCCTTGAGGGGCTTGGGCTTACCGTGCAATAA
- a CDS encoding aminoglycoside phosphotransferase family protein yields MMANNEVTLANVAGHFRLEGEVSSIKAYGDGHINRTYLVTTDRKRYILQKMNTNVFPDTENLMRNIELVTSYLHSKGKETLDIVRTDDGATYYADATGAWRIYAFIEHTISYNMVPDAEVFRDAGAAFGDFQNELASFDASQLKETVAHFHDTPSRFLDFKAALAQDREGRASGCREEIRFFVDQADWYPKITDELSNGSIPLRVTHNDTKLNNILMDATTHKARAIIDLDTIMPGSMLYDFGDSIRFGASTALEDERDLDKVHFSTELFKAYARGFLGEVKPSITDGELRLMPESAIIMTLECGMRFLADYLSGDTYFATSYPEHNLVRCRTQIKLVREMERKLEDSHRIIDEVMKELG; encoded by the coding sequence ATGATGGCGAACAACGAGGTCACACTGGCGAATGTTGCCGGGCATTTTCGGCTTGAAGGTGAAGTCTCAAGCATCAAAGCGTATGGTGACGGGCATATCAACAGGACCTATCTGGTGACGACCGACAGGAAACGCTACATCCTGCAGAAGATGAATACCAATGTATTCCCGGACACCGAAAACCTCATGCGTAATATCGAACTGGTCACGTCTTATCTGCATTCGAAGGGCAAAGAGACCCTTGACATCGTCAGGACCGATGACGGGGCGACGTACTATGCCGATGCGACGGGTGCATGGCGCATCTATGCGTTCATCGAGCACACGATCTCTTATAACATGGTCCCCGACGCAGAGGTCTTCAGGGATGCGGGTGCCGCTTTCGGCGATTTCCAGAACGAACTTGCCTCGTTTGACGCTTCGCAGTTGAAGGAGACCGTGGCCCATTTCCACGACACGCCGAGCCGGTTCCTCGATTTCAAGGCCGCGCTCGCGCAGGATCGCGAGGGCAGGGCATCCGGCTGCCGAGAGGAAATCCGGTTTTTCGTCGACCAGGCAGATTGGTATCCGAAGATTACGGACGAGCTTTCAAACGGGAGTATTCCGCTGCGGGTCACGCACAACGACACCAAGCTCAACAACATTCTGATGGATGCCACCACCCATAAGGCTCGGGCCATCATCGACCTGGACACCATCATGCCCGGTTCGATGCTTTATGATTTCGGCGATTCCATCCGTTTCGGTGCCTCCACGGCGCTTGAGGATGAACGGGACCTTGACAAAGTGCATTTCAGCACGGAGCTTTTCAAGGCTTACGCACGTGGTTTCCTCGGCGAAGTAAAGCCAAGCATCACCGATGGCGAGCTGAGGCTGATGCCGGAAAGCGCGATCATCATGACATTGGAATGTGGCATGCGCTTCCTGGCCGATTATCTTTCCGGCGATACCTATTTTGCCACCTCTTATCCGGAGCACAATCTTGTGCGCTGCCGTACCCAGATCAAACTGGTGCGTGAGATGGAGCGAAAGCTGGAAGACAGCCACCGTATCATCGATGAAGTCATGAAGGAACTGGGATGA
- a CDS encoding ROK family protein, producing METSSGKTSLTLHTPGKSSKASPADVRRNNRLLIFSLLFPSRQYSRAELGRKTGLSRVAVSDVVGDMLDEGILRENGQETHNTGKGKHGTLLGVDTTRLHVISIDLSEAHLIRGAVTNLLGAPLIHSETVLGAGEKVRPEDVIRLIEKLSKRTSNIIGIGIAATGVVQDGVIRRSTELGWENLDLKTPLEQRFKMPVFITNDAAASVLTERYFGQAGPNVLFVKIDRGIGSATLIDDTVIVGENHAGGEIGHISIDPNGPLCRCGKHGCLEMALSAPALRKRLHGKNADEQTRILADAGQQLASALSMPIGLLDVQDVCIYGPPDIINSTFCDAAQGYADRTTASTFRKHTTIRRCQCGPDISLTGAAIIVSHNYISDRAVQRQ from the coding sequence ATGGAGACGTCCTCAGGAAAAACCTCTCTGACACTGCACACGCCTGGCAAAAGCAGCAAAGCCAGTCCTGCAGACGTCCGAAGGAACAACAGACTACTGATTTTCAGCCTCTTGTTTCCTTCCCGTCAATACTCGCGTGCCGAACTTGGACGCAAAACCGGGTTGTCACGGGTGGCGGTCTCCGACGTCGTGGGCGACATGCTCGACGAAGGCATACTGCGTGAAAACGGCCAGGAGACCCACAACACCGGCAAAGGCAAGCACGGCACCTTGCTCGGCGTGGACACCACACGGCTGCATGTCATCTCCATCGACCTTTCCGAAGCCCATCTGATACGTGGGGCCGTGACCAACCTTCTGGGAGCCCCGCTCATTCATTCGGAAACGGTATTGGGCGCCGGAGAAAAAGTCAGACCCGAAGACGTCATCCGACTGATCGAAAAACTATCCAAACGCACCAGCAACATCATCGGCATCGGAATCGCCGCAACCGGCGTGGTACAGGACGGCGTGATCCGACGTTCCACCGAGCTGGGATGGGAAAACCTCGACCTGAAGACACCGTTGGAGCAGCGCTTCAAGATGCCGGTGTTCATCACCAATGACGCGGCGGCTTCGGTATTGACCGAGCGCTACTTCGGACAGGCCGGCCCGAACGTACTGTTCGTGAAAATCGACCGCGGCATCGGCTCGGCGACGCTGATAGACGACACGGTAATCGTCGGCGAAAACCATGCAGGCGGTGAAATCGGCCATATCTCCATCGATCCGAACGGGCCGCTCTGCCGTTGCGGAAAACACGGCTGTCTGGAAATGGCGCTGTCGGCGCCAGCCCTGCGCAAACGGCTTCACGGCAAGAACGCCGACGAGCAGACCCGGATTCTCGCCGATGCGGGCCAACAACTCGCCTCGGCATTGTCGATGCCGATCGGCTTGCTTGACGTGCAGGACGTCTGCATCTACGGGCCTCCGGACATCATCAACAGCACATTCTGCGACGCCGCACAGGGTTATGCGGACCGGACCACAGCCTCGACTTTCCGCAAGCATACGACCATTCGTCGTTGCCAATGCGGCCCCGACATCTCGCTGACCGGGGCGGCGATCATCGTTTCCCACAACTACATCAGCGACAGAGCAGTGCAGCGCCAATAG
- a CDS encoding ROK family protein, producing MPTGFERGYVVGVDIGGTKIEAVLLSDEGAVVSSGRLPARQGGDQVVSDVEALVRQVAGTLFSKLAMIGVGIPGQVNAQTGHVSNVVNLGIGEYDLGSVLQRRLGLPVRVENDVNVAALGAAGIAKAPKKGTTVFLNFGTGLAAGIIIDNQLQHGESGAVGEIGHLPVDPNRFDCPCGQKGCLETVCSGSAVSRLWPYDNPALPGLIAAAQRGERNASEILAKVTHAMGDAVQIVVQLTDPRRIIIGGGMAKTGKPLLDLISREIGTREKHCAFLRNLDIASRLELARLDEPLGAIGAALLCR from the coding sequence ATGCCTACAGGTTTTGAGCGAGGGTATGTTGTCGGCGTCGATATCGGTGGAACGAAGATAGAGGCTGTTCTGTTGTCTGACGAAGGCGCCGTTGTCTCTTCTGGTCGGCTTCCTGCCCGTCAGGGCGGCGATCAGGTGGTATCCGATGTCGAGGCTTTGGTGCGTCAGGTGGCCGGCACGCTTTTCTCCAAGCTCGCGATGATCGGTGTCGGCATCCCCGGTCAGGTCAATGCGCAGACGGGACATGTCAGCAATGTCGTCAATCTTGGCATCGGCGAGTACGATCTGGGTTCTGTGCTGCAACGTCGGCTCGGATTGCCGGTGCGTGTCGAGAACGACGTGAATGTCGCCGCCCTTGGCGCTGCCGGCATCGCCAAGGCTCCTAAAAAAGGGACCACGGTCTTTCTGAATTTCGGCACCGGACTGGCCGCAGGCATCATCATCGACAACCAGCTGCAGCATGGCGAGAGCGGGGCGGTAGGGGAAATCGGTCATTTGCCCGTTGACCCCAATCGGTTCGACTGCCCGTGTGGGCAAAAGGGCTGTTTGGAAACGGTCTGTTCGGGCTCGGCGGTCTCGCGCCTGTGGCCGTATGACAATCCCGCGTTGCCCGGGCTGATTGCCGCTGCGCAACGTGGGGAACGCAACGCGTCCGAGATACTGGCCAAGGTGACCCATGCGATGGGTGACGCCGTGCAGATTGTGGTCCAGTTGACGGATCCCCGGCGAATCATCATCGGGGGAGGCATGGCCAAAACAGGGAAGCCTTTGCTCGACCTCATCAGCCGGGAAATCGGAACGCGCGAGAAGCATTGTGCTTTTCTTCGCAATCTGGATATTGCTTCCCGTCTTGAGCTTGCCCGGTTGGATGAGCCGCTTGGGGCTATTGGCGCTGCACTGCTCTGTCGCTGA
- the gnpA gene encoding 1,3-beta-galactosyl-N-acetylhexosamine phosphorylase produces the protein MSTGRFTIPSEEHFAEETKKLADSWGADAIRDSDGTKLDGELMKLGKKIYSAYFPTRAHNEWITLHMDETPQVYLLTQRVLADNGQVVIPLMATFYAEQLKPNYDADPAKYWEVIDRTTGEVVPTRRWSVAQASDTVTVDGAEPMHEYTVSFLAYIIWDPVEMYNHLTNDWGDKEHEIPFDIYHPATRKFVFDTFDKWLKDHPQTDVVRFTTFFYQFTLLFDQKHREKVVDWFGCACTVSPQALEDFADEYGYRLRPEDFVDEGCYNSSFRIPRKPQRDWIDFLSRFVRGNVKKLVSMTHEAGKEAMMFLGDQWIGTEPYMDGFGDLGLDAIVGSVGDGTTLRMISDIKGVKYKEGRFLPYFFPDTFHEGNDPSIEAWDNWRKARRAILRSPIDRMGYGGYLSLAAKFPKFVDAVSQISDQFRELYEKTGGEGSEGVLNVAILNSWGKMRSWMAYTVAHALPNKQTYSYYGILEALSGMRVNVRFISFDDVLDSGVPEDIDVVVSGGPADTSFSGGEVWKDPRLVSILRSWVRDGGGFVGVGEPSSLQWQGRFFQLADVLGVDEERFQTLSVDKYFPKTVADHFITADVAAGDAVDFGEPILNTYPVNEQVVLLKAVGGQVQLAANDYGHGRGVYVSGLPYSASNARMLERMLFFAAHREDDYGFFSSSNPECEVARFPKTGWYCVVNNTGVSQRTVVSLPDRSSKEFELRPNDIAWCRL, from the coding sequence GTGAGTACAGGTCGTTTTACCATTCCCAGCGAGGAGCATTTCGCTGAGGAGACCAAAAAGCTGGCGGATAGCTGGGGGGCTGACGCCATTCGTGATTCGGATGGGACGAAACTTGACGGCGAATTGATGAAGCTCGGCAAGAAAATCTATAGCGCGTATTTCCCGACTCGGGCGCACAACGAGTGGATCACGCTGCATATGGATGAGACCCCTCAGGTCTATCTGCTGACCCAACGTGTGCTCGCCGACAATGGGCAAGTGGTCATCCCTCTGATGGCCACTTTTTACGCCGAGCAGCTCAAACCCAACTATGACGCCGATCCCGCGAAATATTGGGAAGTGATTGACCGTACCACCGGAGAAGTCGTGCCTACGCGGCGTTGGAGCGTCGCACAGGCCAGCGATACGGTCACGGTCGACGGGGCGGAGCCGATGCATGAGTATACGGTCTCTTTCCTGGCTTATATCATTTGGGATCCCGTTGAGATGTACAACCATCTCACCAATGATTGGGGAGACAAGGAACACGAGATCCCCTTCGACATCTATCATCCCGCCACGCGCAAGTTCGTGTTCGACACGTTCGATAAGTGGCTCAAGGACCATCCACAGACGGATGTGGTCCGTTTCACCACGTTCTTTTACCAGTTCACGCTGCTATTCGACCAAAAGCACAGGGAAAAGGTCGTGGATTGGTTCGGATGCGCCTGCACCGTCTCGCCGCAGGCGCTCGAGGATTTCGCCGACGAATACGGGTATCGCCTGCGTCCCGAGGATTTTGTGGACGAGGGCTGCTACAACTCGTCGTTCCGCATACCCCGCAAACCGCAGCGCGATTGGATAGATTTCCTCTCCCGTTTTGTACGTGGCAACGTCAAAAAACTGGTTTCCATGACGCATGAGGCCGGCAAGGAAGCCATGATGTTCCTGGGCGACCAGTGGATCGGCACGGAGCCGTATATGGACGGGTTCGGTGATTTGGGTCTGGACGCCATCGTCGGGTCGGTCGGCGACGGCACCACCCTGCGCATGATCTCGGATATCAAGGGCGTCAAATACAAAGAAGGGCGGTTCCTGCCGTACTTCTTCCCCGACACGTTCCATGAGGGCAACGACCCGAGTATCGAGGCATGGGACAACTGGCGCAAGGCAAGGCGCGCCATCCTTCGCAGCCCCATCGACCGCATGGGCTATGGCGGCTACCTTTCCCTGGCGGCCAAATTCCCCAAATTCGTCGATGCGGTCAGCCAGATCTCCGATCAGTTCCGTGAGCTATATGAGAAGACGGGGGGAGAAGGCTCCGAAGGCGTGTTGAACGTCGCCATACTCAACTCGTGGGGCAAAATGCGTTCGTGGATGGCCTATACCGTGGCGCACGCCCTGCCCAACAAGCAGACCTATTCCTATTACGGCATTCTTGAGGCGCTTTCCGGTATGCGCGTCAACGTCAGGTTCATCTCCTTTGACGACGTGTTGGACTCGGGTGTTCCCGAAGACATCGATGTCGTGGTCAGCGGAGGGCCTGCAGATACTTCGTTCAGCGGCGGCGAGGTCTGGAAAGACCCGCGTCTGGTCTCGATCTTGCGTTCGTGGGTGCGCGATGGCGGCGGGTTCGTCGGTGTGGGCGAGCCTTCCAGCCTGCAATGGCAAGGGCGCTTTTTCCAATTGGCGGATGTGCTCGGAGTCGATGAGGAACGCTTCCAGACCCTGTCGGTCGACAAATATTTCCCGAAGACGGTTGCCGATCATTTCATCACGGCTGATGTCGCCGCCGGTGACGCGGTTGATTTCGGCGAGCCCATACTCAACACCTATCCTGTCAATGAGCAGGTCGTGCTCCTCAAAGCCGTTGGAGGTCAGGTTCAGCTCGCCGCCAACGACTACGGGCATGGCCGCGGTGTGTACGTTTCCGGGCTTCCTTATTCGGCTTCGAACGCACGGATGCTGGAACGTATGTTGTTCTTCGCCGCTCATCGTGAAGATGATTACGGATTCTTCAGCTCCTCGAACCCGGAATGCGAGGTGGCGCGGTTCCCGAAGACCGGATGGTATTGCGTGGTCAACAACACGGGCGTCTCGCAGCGCACCGTCGTCAGCTTGCCGGACCGGAGTTCCAAGGAATTCGAGTTGCGGCCCAACGATATAGCGTGGTGCAGGTTGTAG
- a CDS encoding alpha-L-fucosidase, producing the protein MNEDYLANIRPSHRQLHWQHMEMYAFIHFGMNTMTDREWGLGNEDPELFDPDALDVDQWMDALASAGMTGVILTCKHHDGFCLWPSAYTEHTLASSPWKGGKGDLVREVSDSARRHGMEFGIYLSPWDRTERTYGEGKAYDDFYVGQLIELLTHYGPIFSVWLDGACGEGANGRKQTYDWQRYYHVIRALQPEAVISVCGPDVRWCGNEAGHTRANEWSVVPESLRSAELTASKSQHSDDGRFSRVVSSDTDDLGSRKALQGYTGPLAWYPAEVNTSSRHGWFHHPAEDSQVRSADEMFEIWCRSVGGNSTLLLNVPPNKHGLLAQSDVDMLRGLGQRIQDFKSRCITDGVHIGFSSNGDDELAERLLSPADDGSFWAPAADDGKPGIEIDFDVPRRVEAVVLREQIRQGQRIDRLNVYLDGRLAVSAGSVGYQRILRFEPQTVKRVSVVITESRLQPTLALAVAVGG; encoded by the coding sequence ATGAACGAGGATTACCTCGCCAATATCCGGCCGTCGCATCGCCAGCTTCATTGGCAGCACATGGAGATGTACGCATTCATCCATTTTGGCATGAACACCATGACCGACAGGGAATGGGGACTGGGAAACGAAGACCCAGAACTCTTCGATCCCGATGCCTTGGATGTCGATCAATGGATGGATGCGCTTGCATCGGCCGGAATGACCGGTGTTATTTTGACATGCAAGCATCACGACGGCTTCTGCTTGTGGCCGTCCGCCTACACTGAGCATACGCTCGCTTCCAGCCCATGGAAAGGCGGGAAAGGTGATCTGGTCCGTGAGGTCAGTGACTCGGCCCGCAGGCATGGCATGGAATTCGGCATCTATCTTTCCCCCTGGGATCGCACCGAGCGCACCTACGGTGAGGGCAAGGCATATGACGATTTTTATGTTGGCCAGCTCATCGAGCTGCTCACCCATTACGGGCCGATCTTCTCGGTATGGCTCGACGGCGCCTGCGGCGAAGGTGCGAATGGACGTAAGCAGACCTATGACTGGCAACGTTACTACCACGTGATCCGAGCCCTGCAACCCGAAGCCGTCATCAGCGTCTGTGGCCCTGATGTACGGTGGTGCGGCAACGAGGCGGGGCATACCAGAGCCAATGAATGGAGCGTCGTTCCGGAGTCGTTGCGTTCTGCGGAATTGACGGCATCGAAATCGCAACATAGCGATGACGGGCGTTTTTCCAGAGTCGTAAGCTCCGATACCGATGATTTGGGTTCCAGAAAGGCGTTGCAGGGCTATACCGGCCCTCTGGCATGGTATCCCGCCGAGGTCAACACTTCTTCCAGGCACGGTTGGTTCCACCATCCCGCTGAAGACAGCCAGGTCCGCTCGGCAGACGAGATGTTCGAGATCTGGTGCCGTAGCGTCGGAGGAAACTCGACGCTGTTGCTGAATGTGCCGCCGAACAAGCATGGTCTCCTCGCTCAATCGGATGTCGACATGCTTCGGGGGCTCGGCCAAAGAATTCAGGATTTCAAATCACGCTGCATTACCGATGGCGTCCATATCGGCTTTTCGTCGAATGGTGATGATGAGCTCGCCGAACGATTGCTCTCGCCGGCTGATGACGGCTCGTTCTGGGCGCCTGCCGCGGATGATGGAAAGCCTGGAATCGAGATCGATTTCGATGTGCCGCGTCGGGTGGAAGCCGTGGTCTTGCGTGAGCAGATTCGGCAGGGACAGCGCATCGATCGGTTGAACGTCTACCTCGACGGACGTCTGGCGGTCAGTGCGGGGTCGGTGGGTTATCAAAGAATCCTGCGTTTTGAGCCGCAGACGGTCAAGCGGGTTTCCGTGGTAATCACCGAATCCAGACTTCAACCGACACTTGCGCTGGCAGTAGCGGTAGGGGGATGA